gAGTTTAAGtgtaattataattttatttttcttattttataattttcttttaaaggTTTTCTCATTTGTGAATattgttttgaatatattgtaaTGTTGATGTTTTAGGTTTAACTGGGGCTAATAAGAATACACCTGATAGGATTGAATGTCTTCGGTACATGCAATTAAACTTATAATTCATTGTAGTATGGTAATTTGGTAACATCACCTACAGCCGagtaattaaaattagtCAACTTGAAATCTTTAACTTTTGAAACATCAACAGTTGCGCTCTGTAAGGATGCTTGCAATTCAGTGAATGATTTAGCAGAAGAGATATTGATAccttttttcaattcagaAATGATTTTCTTGATATCGGAGCCGACCTTTATAGTGTCATGACCTTTGACGTACAAAGAGAATAAAGCCACATCGGAGTAAGCATCCAACTTAATAGTGGTGATCAAATCTGATAATCCAGAGACATCTGTGgataaataattctttaatacTTGGAATGTTGGTAATTCGTCTAATTTCAATGGGATAGCAATAGCTGCAACAGATTCACCGACGTGTCTTAACCTCGAGGTTTGACCAGTATGGATGGATTGGTTTTCTGCCTTTAATTGGGAACCAGCTGGCAAAGAATTTATGACAGATTCAGTGACGAATTTTTTCAAgtcattttcttcaattccTTCAGCTTcgatgataatattttccttAGTGTAAACTTTATTAGCGAAGTCTTTTAACTCATCCAAAGAAATCTTTTCCACACCATCGAAATAGACTGGGTTACCTAAACCTGATCTGAAAGTCAAATTGTATAGCGAATCTTCGGCTTTATTGATTGGgtgaatattatttagaGTTAAATCATGATGAGCAGCAGGTAATACTGTTTCGACTAGTTCATGTGGTTTGAAAGATGTCTTGTAAAGAACGTTACCGATTGCTTCGAGATAATAAGGCAAATCTGCCTTCAAAAAAGCTGCCTTCAAAGTGATAAATTCCCTGTCGACAGTGGATTCAAATCTACCACCTAAAAGTTCAGATTCCCTTACTAATCTCAAAGCAGATTTATTGTTAGTGTTTTGAAAGTTGAACCTCGAAAGTAAATGAGAAACACCATCTTTTGAAGCAAAACGAGATCCAGCCCTCACTTTAACTGATAGAAGGGATAATTCTTCGTTATTAACGTTTGGTTTGGCGACTATTGACAGTCTTCTAATCGATTGTTTTGAAAACTGTAGTTTATGAGCGTGGGATAGCATGGAGAGGCAATGTATGGATACTTATATCTGTGGTTGCCTAAAACAGAGGAAGTATTATATACACATGCACGCCAACATATGAATATATGATCACAACTCAATTGCAACTTATAACAACTcttatatatgtgtgtgtgcaTACATTATAAGAGACAGTTAGGCTAGTAGCTAAGGTAATATTTATTGACACTATTGAAATTTCAGCAATAGGGCCAACATGATTGGGAGCGAGCCTGGCCGTCCAGCGGGCCACCCCATCGCTAGGGAGGTCAGAGAAAAGCACCCTGTCTAGCGAAGCAGCACCGCAGCCTGGGCATTGGCAGGGCCCGGCAGATCTCTCTGTCTAAGTCGTAGACAGAAAGAACCAGAGTCCCCTTTTCCCTCACGCTTGCTCGCGGGGGCCCGCCATCTTTCTCGTCCGGTAACTGCGTCCCGTGCGCGGTTCGCACGGGATGGTTGTTAAAGTGGCATCTCATTGGCTCGTCCAGGATGATGTGGTTAGGGTTGAACAGGATTTCTGTCAGGTCTCTGATGGGGTTTAGGGTGTAGGGTTGTGGGATTACCCGGTCTGTTGCTTATTTCCGTTTTCCGTTTCGGGAATGTTGgaagatatttattttggATCACGTGACCTGTGATGAAAATTTGTTTGGAAAGCAAGCATCGCAAGAATCAGGACATGAAgtgatgagatgagatgagatgaaaCGGTGAATGATCAACTACAGCATATTtgtaagtatatatatatggcCACATAACTACTTCTAGGTTTGTGCTGAGTCGCAGGTTTACAACCTTTCTCAGAAGGAATGCCATCTGTGAACTTATACAAGCAATTATGTCTACCGCCAGTGTAGTTGACGCAACTGGAGCTGCCGCTCCAGTTGCTGGAGAAGAAACTGATTTGAAAGTCACTTTTACCGATGAAGTTAACGATTTAACGGGGGTTGCGTCTTTGGAGCAGAGGTCATTGAACTCAAAGTCCTTTCTTTACTCTGAGGTCACTAAATCACATTTGGGAGAGAATGCAGAGTTGGTTATAAGAGTTTTGGTTTCGAAAGGGAGGTTGACGATTCATGAAATACACAGGTATATCAGCGGTGTACTTGAAAATGGAATGAACAAGTTTGCAGGTATTAACAAAGGAAAGATCAAGAAGATTCTGATCTCATTGGTGCAATTGAGATGTGTTAGCTTCTTCGTTGAaaattctttgaataaGAAGGCTAGCACGTACTATTCCGTCAATTACGACGGTCTGGACATTTTACTTTACAATGGGTTGATCCTTGAAGAGGTTTCAAACAGATTTAACTCGGATTTGGCAACAAGAGTTGTCCAAAACATATTATCCGTGGGTTCGTTGACCATCGAGGAGTATTTACACAGTGGAGATTTTAAATCGGAAGGTATTGAATTCAACGTCAAGCAAGCTTTCTTACAACTGTTCGAACAGGGGTTTTTGGTTCCAATGTCTATGGTATTGCATACACCAATTAATGATCTTTggaataaaatatatgcTGAggaatataaaaaaatccCAAGAACATCAACTTTATCAGagttaaagaaaaaaactGAGGCCAAGGAAAAAGCAAAAGTGAAATTTTTGTTCtattttgatgatttaaataacatCTCAAAAAACACAATGATAGACCCTCAAACCtcaatgaaaattttaaagcaAAATATACCACTAACGattaattttgatagatttttgaaaactAGAAGAACTAAACAATTGGTTCATTTTGCTAGATCAAGAGTAGGCGACATCCCtgcatttatttataaattagCGTTACAGTCAACTGAAAGGAACTCTTTACCTGTAACAAATCCATTCGTGAAAACGGGTTTATTGCAAGATTTAGATGATGCGAATATTATTAGAGAAGAGGATAGAGTTAATgaagaatcaaaaaaagTTACTTTTACTGCAGCTGACATAACAAGATGCTTGCCACATGGCTTAGATTTGAAAGGATCTTTAACATCGAAAGTAAAATCGAACAAACGTATGAACAATGAATCAGAAAATAACGTAccaaagaaattaaagacCGAAGATGGATTTGTCATTCCATCCACTCCATCTGTATTATCTCTTTcagaaaaatcaaatgaaTCTATTGATACTCATACTCAAGGTGAAGAAAGTACAATATTGGATGATGTAGATATTGATGTTAACTTTGACGAACAGGCTGATCCTATTACTTTGGTCAATGGccatttgaaattattatcacAATCAAATATTCCATTTTTAAGAGAGGCAAAACCAGGTGTTTTTTTCGTACCATTTACAGAACTTCTCCCTGTGTTGCGTTCTAGTAcatatgataatattattacatcTACTTTGGGTCCATCTTCAACTCGTGTTCGTCGTTGTGTAATTGCTAATAGATTAACGTCTGAGAAAGTTATTAATTCAACAGCATTGATGAAAGAGAAAGATATCAGATCAACTATTGCATCtgtattgaaatataacGTCTTAGAGATTCAAGAAGTTCCAAGGACAGCAGATAGAGGTGCGTCAAGAGCTGTTTTCTTATTTAGATCAAAGGAAAGACATTCTTACGATTTCATGAGAGAGAATATTTCATGGAATATGGCCAATTTGATGTATAAAGAGGATAAATTGAAAGCTGATAATATTACATTGTTAACAAAGGCTAATAGAGATGATGTTAAGGGGAAAGAAGgagaattattattacctAGTGAAATGAgtcaattaaaaatggttAATGAACGTGAGCTAAATATCAAAACAAGAATTTGTAGATTATTATCACTGTGGGAAGTatacaaattttaaattatgcagagataatatattatgaaAGTTCATATATTAAGTCTTGTAttatttatgtatataaatatatatttatgttaATAGACTAACagcattattatttaaaaacattcatttaatgatttcagAGACTTCGCACTCCAAGGAGTCAAGAACAAAGATCTTTGAATATTCCTTAAATTTGACATTTCAGAGTACTTCTCACTTAATTGTTCTGCAGTTAACTTATTTTGTCCTTCGGAAGCTACTCTCAAAGATATCTTTTCAGACAAATTCTTCCATGAACGATCATTATTTGGAAAGAAAAATGCTGTTTGTTGAAATAATGGTAACTCGCTGGATGAGGAAGTTCGTTCCAACTTCTTGactaaatttaatattaaaaattgaagagaTAAATGTGTATCCTTTATTTTCTCTGAcaatgatatattttgtaaatctTGTAATATTGTTTCCAATATATCAACATGATTTTCTAGTAAGGAAATAGCAGCGATAGTTAAGGTGACAAGTAATTCATTACCATTGATGGCTATGTATTCCGTCAATTCATCCAAAGCAATCATTTTGGATTCCTCGGATCCTATGTCATATAATACCTTAGATACTAGTATCACCAAGTATTTAGAATCCTCAGACAATTTTGTTAATATCTGGAAATGTTCTAAAGTCTTATCATAATCATCAAGGAAATAATAGGCTAAACCtaaacaaatattattagatatttgACATGAGAGTGCCAGACTGCTGTCATACTCTTGAATAATTCCTTGCGATAAATTAGCATTGTCTATCGAAGTTTCGTAATTGCCTAATCCAAGTTGAATTCTAGAAATCTGTGACTTAATTATGGCAAAATTATACAGTTCTTTTTCATCTTGagttttttcaaatcttttttctaatatttcAGATAATCTACTGGCCAGTTTATCGGCATATAGATATTGGTGCAATCTTTCTAAAACTAAAAGCGAACTTTGTAATGCATACGCATCGTTTGGtgattttttcaaatactGTTCTAATGCATACGCTGCAGTTGATAGTTCTTCTAAAGAATCAAGATTATTTTCAGTTTTTGAATACCCAATTTGGTTTTGCAGCGTGTTCTTAGCATATAATAATTGAGCAACCTTCGATCTACCATTTGCTAAAATATATGCATGAGAGAACATATTAATACTTTCTTGCGTGTTTCCCTCTTTTTCTAGTAATAATGCCATACCTAACCAAGGTGATGACTCCTGTGGTGCAATACTTTGCGTTCTAGCGAGCACTTGACGGGCAAAATCGAGATCCTTAGCCTTCAAAGCCAATAAGGATAAATTAAACCAAACCTCAGTATCTTTTGGTGATAAGGCAATAGATTTTATAAAGCAATGTTGGGATACTCTCCAATTTATGTCCATGGTACTGATACCTAAAGCAATCCATGATTTAGTTGAATTTGATTGATATTCTATTGCTTtcttaaaagaaaatatggCAGCGTCCCTACTTTCAGGTAACCTTAACATTAGTAAGGATACAAGTTCAGATACACCAATATTATGCCATAGAGATGATTTGACAGTTGCAGAAGTTTCTGAGTTTGTGCCACTTGTAAAAGCACACTTTGATGATAGAACTAAAAATTTGCAGGCTATTGTGATATTGTCATCGTCTGTTGATGAAAGGATACTTTCAAGGTTAATTTTGTCAATAGCATCTAGCTCTTCTATTTGCAAATTTTTGACagtttcaaatattgaaactaACGTCTCAATAGGAAGCTCCTCGATCTTAGATTGTACAGATATAAATAACTGAAGAGAGCTAAAAAGTGAAATCCAAGCAATTTGTGGGTGAGTTTGTAAATCAACAAACAGGTgataaattgaatcaatGGCCTCTACTGAAACTTTTATCgattttgttaaaaaaCCTCTGTTATATAAATCAGTAGCGTAATTGGTTAAAGTTGAAGCATAAGTTGCATGGAAAACCTCTTGATCAAGTGAAGACAAAGTTAGTTCCTTTAGTAAAAGAATACTGTCCTCGTACTCTCCTATGTTTGATAGGGACTCGGCTAAAAAGAGCTTAGCATACAAATGATTTGAATCTAGTTCAATTGCCTTTTCAAAAACCTTAATAGAAGCCTCAATCCTACCACATCCTACGTAGGCTTGTCCTAATCCCACCCACGattcaatatcttctttatcaatACGTAAAGCTGATTGAAACCATTCAATTGATTCTGCTTCTTGTTGCCTTTCCAGATGGGAAATACCGACTACCCTGTAAGGCCAAGATAAGGACTTGAGATACTTTTTAGCACCATCAGATTGTACTAGAGCTTCTGCAATGGCATGAGCAGCAGACCAATTTTCTGCGTTTGTATATTTCcttataatatattctgCTGCAATTATATCACCGGAATTTAATTCGAATGCTTTATAGTAGCATCCAAACGCTCTCTGTTCatcattataatattctGTATAAATATGCCCAAGTgtagaaaatgataatgaaaaggTTTCCAGAAGCTTCAAAGATTTAATTAGTAGTTGATAGGCCAAATTGACTAGAGATAAGTCTTTTGAAGTGTTCTCGATCTCTTTTGCCTCCTGTATAGATAGATAGGTTTTTGCTAGTCTCCAAAGAGTCATTGTATGTAATTCAATCGATAAAATATCAGTGcctttcatattttttaaagcaGTGTTCAAGATATCAATAGCTTCATCATATTGGTGTAAGTTTGTGTATGTCCATCCTAAAGCACTTACAATCTCCATATTTTCTGAGAATTCTTTTCTAACATCAAGCAACAGATTGTTTGCTTCTTTCCAATTCTCCATTTCTATGAATATTAAACCTTTACCTAACTTTGCGCTTGCATTATGTGGTTCGACTGTCAAAATCTTTTCATATAAAGCTAATGCTGTTTTGTagtttcttttaaaatcaaaatatgtATAAACTGTGGCTAAATTTAAAGTAAAGGCTAACTTTGAATTTGGAAGTGTTGCACCTAGAGATTTGATGGAATTAGCAACTAATGAAGTACCTGTTTTTATGTATGGTAATGCAGCCTCGTACTCTCTGGaaagtatataatattgtgAAACAATTCTGTGAGCCAAAGCAGAAGTTTGAGCCTTTGGTATATATTCGATAAGAGAGGTCAATATATCTGATTCAAGTAAAATTGGGGAATCCTCATCTTGTTCAAGCATTTCCTTCAgttcttcaatatcttcttcattagTAAGTTCTTCACGATTAAAATCATTGTCTGCAAGTTCTTTATCGTTTGATCTGGATTCATTAACCTTTTTATCATTACTATCGGTTATATTGAACGAGGTTGTGTCATATTTcgaaaaaaatgaaaataaccAGGAATACAGTATGACTGCCAATGGTTCATTAGGAAACTTTTTGAAGAAACGTAACACTAATTTTGAATCTAAGGAATTCAAATCTTGGTAATCTTGccattcaaaatataacttCCATGCTCTAACAGAAGAGGTGTCAACTAAAACCAAATCTTCTACCATTGTTTTAATTATCCCATATAACGTGTGTTTGGTATCAGCAGGCATAGAGTGTAGAACTGTAATTCTATGATCTAGCCATTTTATCTCAAGTTCGtttctttcttcatcattatcaGTAATATTAACCAATTGATTGAAATACTCATCACATTTAGAATTCTTATACACTTCCCATGCTAACTGATTGATTTTAATCTGATAGTCTGGATCATTTGCGCTCAACTTTAATCTCTCCCTACTGacaatttttgaaacttcACTTTGTTCTGTAGTTAAAGTCAGTGACAATAACTCTTTTAAACAATCTTGTGGTTTAATCAAATGTCTACCAATCTTCTCAGCAAGTGGTACACCCGGTCTCATAGTTTGCAAAAacatatattcaatatctGGAACTGCCTTCCTAAGCATACGTATATTATGAATTAACTCGACTAGTGattgttgttgttcttgTAATAGATCAGAATATTGATCACATAAAGTAAAATACATTTCCAATGGTATTATATGTGGGAAGATCATGGTTTGTCTCTCCTCAAAAAGCTTGAATAACCCTTTCCATGCTAGTAAATTTGAAGGAATAGAATCAATAGCTTCCCTATAAGCAGAAATTGCATTTTCTATGTTCTTAGAAATATCACCGGAATCTAAACAAGAATATGACTTCCCTAAGAATACATAGGCAAAGTAATTGTGCTTATCCAATTTCAAAGTTTGTTTACAGATATCAATAGCCTCCTCGTAATCACCTCTAGCTACCTCTGATTTTGCCTCTTTCAAAAGCTGCTTCAGCTTCGTAGCATTCAAATTCTCTGATTTATTATCCATTCTATGTTTAATTCGTCAAAGAACGATTTCAATTgttaaaacaaatattgataagAACACAATGATGCGCAATAATGATGTGCCGACTCTCTAATGGCTCAAAAGTAAATTTATAACCACTATTTTTTATATgaaatgatatttattcTTTCCAGTAGTTTCTAATTCTTAAGTATCagatttcaataatttcgGCTCTAGtaataaaagtaaaaagTATAAAATAGAAACTGATAATAgtgaaaaatgatataacaTTTCCTTAAATGTTGGTTAAAGAACGTATATACACGGCTAAGTAGTATTGGTTACAATTTCTGAAGactgtaaatatatattttcattaagtTTCTTATTGTGGCAGGACCAGGCAAGTACTAGAGCTATTGCTGGGCTGAAGATCAAGAAATTGTCAATTGGAAATATTACACACCATGCATACGAACCAATCTTTGAGTGTGGACCAAATATCACCAGAGCTAATCAATAAACTGAAGAATGCgtttgaaataattgacGAGAATGGTGATGGGGCAATTACAGAGGCTGATTTAAGTAGcatatttaaaacattagGAATTGTGATGAGCTcagatgaaattaaatcaatgTTAGGAAATAATGATGAGAGTGAAGGTAAATTGAACTATCCTGAATTTTTAGCCATGATGGGTAATATCTTGAATAGGTTTAACCAAAAGAAAGAAGTGGTGAAGAAAAGTTTTGAAGTTCTAAGCAAAAACTCAAATATTGACGTTAAGAAAGGTACGATACCCAAGCAAACccttttaaattatttagaaaaaaatggatATGAAAATGCAGAGATTGAATTCAAAGAGATACTAATGAGTTTCAGCAATGACAAGAGTGTCAATAATGGTGATTTCAAGATAGTACAATTCCTTGAAACTGTATTCGATGAATAATAACTATTTACATAGCATTAGcattcatatatttattcatagACACATTTgcgaaaaaaaaaaattcaatagtGAACTGGGCAAGATTATAACTGTTTTTATTACATATATGATGTATGCCAACTATAAAATctgtttatattatatgataCAATTTGTAATTATGCATTTTACAAATGATAATTCTAGTGATCATTTGTGTTActtctattatttttgttttttcaattgaaattagAACTAATTCATTTAAGTCTGTGTTTTTTGATCTTCATCTCCATTTCTGGATTACATTACGAAGACAGAATTCGGAGACTTCTTATAAATCCACAATCAGTTCTTCAACACTCCAGTCTTCAAAAGAACCATCTGGTAAGTATCTTCTAATAACCAAAGGAATCTTCTTTTCAGAAAGTTCCTTCATAGCAATCTTTAGCGGATCAGTTTCACCTTCCAGATCAACAAACACAGGAGCATTCATTGAGATTTGTAAAGCTCTAGTACCTAATATTCTAGCTCTTTCGTACTTGGTCATGTATGGAGTCGTAGTTCTCTCTTCCTTTGGAATAGCTCTTTCCTTCAAagtttttcttctaattgtCTCGAACTGCTCCTCTACTTCTAGACCGTTTCCAGTACCACCAACAACTATCGTCTTACCATCTTCGGTCTTTGGCTCATTaccatcatcatttttgaaTCCTTCATTGAAATTCTCTTCATCTGAGAAATGCTCCACTTCGAAGTTCTCGAAATTCTCATTCCCGTCATCATTAAAACCTTCTTCGTAATCAGACattgtttatttgttttttcttttattctACTTGgaatatatgtatatgcGTATGTGTATGTGGGTGTATGTGTATGTCTTCGGTCACTTAAATGACTGTTTCAGATCTATCCTAATGATTTCAGTACCCAGGAAATTTAGCAATGCACTctaaagaaacaaaaaccAGACAATGCTCCTCTCAAGTCTTGAATCAAGACGGAAACCGAGCATCCTGGAACCAAAGTAAACATACTATAACACctcttttaaaataactTCTATCAATTAGTTCATTATCCAATTGTTATTTTGGGCTTCTCACtacaaaaaattttcaatctGTTGACCTTATAGCGGTTCCGTGCGGGTAAGGGCATCACATCCGATGACATTTCAAATTCTGATGGCACTGGCTGCTCATCGCCAAAGAAGTAAACTATTTAACTATGGTTAATTGGAAGGATTCCTTTTCTATATTGGCCAGTGAGGTGCGTCTTGGAAGGATTGCAGCAAGGGAGAGTCGATTGTGATAACTGGTTGTCATTGTTGTTGCGTTTTGGAGAACATGGGATTCGTCAGCGCAGACTCTGAGAAGTCTGATAAtgttaaaatttcattatgGAGAAGTGAATCAACTGCCAGGAGCAGTAGTAAATCTAGTGGTGTTGCATTGGTAAATGGTAGTGATACTGGTACAGACGATTTGGATGACGGCGGGTTGAGCGACGTGAGTGTCAGTAGTATAGACAGTTTTTCCAGCTCATCGAGTACCTCAAGTAGAAgaataaagaaatatttctGCGAATATGATGGTTGCAACAAATCGTTTGCGAGGCCCTCGACATTGACAGAACATCAGCAGTCCATTCATTTGGGGATTAAGAACCATAGTTGCGACGTCTGTGGGAGTAAATTTTCAAGGAAAAGTCATTTGGAGAGACATTTAATATCGCATTCAGCTGAAAAACCTTTCCATTGCTCATTTTGCGACAAAGGTCTGACTACGAGACAACAGTTAAAGAGACATGAAATTACTCATAGTAAATCTTTTCAGTGCACGTTTGAAGGTTGTGCTGAAAGTTTTTATAAACATCCTCAACTCAGAGCACACGTATTGTCTGTGCatttagaaaaattgaaatgtCAATTCTGCGGGAAGAGCTTCCAAAGACCATATAGATTAAAAAACCATTTGACAAAGCATCACAACCCAGAGGTAGAGAATCCGTACCCTTGTTCGTATAACAACTGTACAAAGAATTTCAAGACTTGGACCGCATTGCAAAGgcatttaaaaaatgatcATCCCAAGGTTAGATGTGAAGTATGTGATAAGCCATGTGTTGGTGAGAGTGGGTTAAAAATGCATATGAAAATACATGACGACAAATTGGTAATTAAAAATTGGAAATGTAACATATGTGAACACGAACTGTTGGATGAAGATTTGAAATCAGAAGAGAAATCGTTCgcaaagaaaaatgaattgttGAATCATTATAGAAAAGAACATAATGATCATATACCCGACGAACTGCTTATAGATTTTAACACCGATGAAGATCAGATTTTCAGAGAAAATGATGTATCTGTTTCAAACAGGGATTCATCTGGTATTGCGAAccataataattttgatacCGATGATAATAATGTGAGGAAGAAGAGAAAACTAACAGATTCAATGATAATTctaaatgaagaaaaattaggAAGGTGCATAAATGGTGATGATATGACATGCGAGCTTGCATTATCATCAAACAACAGTGATTTAAGAAACTATGAGACTAAGAAAGGTACCAATGCATTGAGCCTTCTAATGGATACTGTTGGTAGAAAACTAAGTTGCTATTTCCCAGGTTGTAGAAGAACATTCAAAACAAAGGAACGATTTGATAAACATATTTCAAAGCACAATATCCATCAactaaaattgaaaattgcATTGGAAAAGGAACAGGGAtctaaagaaaataaataaatatagaactaaatatataattaagTGTCAATTGTAAGAATAAGGGAGTCATTAATATGAAAGGCTCTTTTTTGAACTGccatatttattaaagaggtatatctaaatataatatgCTGTTTATTAgattaaaatatcattgtTAACCGTGCTTTCTCCTTTACAATTGAGTTAATCTCGCATTGTAGTTTGGTTTTCCATCATCGAATTCGAATCTTAAAATAGACCATACCAAATCTATCATTATACAAGCGATGGACAATGCGTAAACCAATGATATGGCATAAAAGAAGTTACTATTACCAGACCCTAAATTTACCCATATGTGATAAAATATCGGTGATAAAACTATTGCATGTAAAAACAACAATACAGATAAAATTGGATATTTCATGTAACCAAAGACAGGTTTAAAAAATGGTAAGAAACTGATGAAAAATCCAAAATCACTAACTGTTGGATAAGCTTTTGTTAAAGTAATCCACCCTAGACAAAGAATCAATGCCCAAAAACTCATTAggattaaatttatatttttacctgtattttgtttattgtAACTTGAGAATCGTATTGTAAATGGTAAGATCAATGCAAAAAcgaataaattaaatactGAATGATAAAATGGTAAAAACATTTCGAACATTTCAATGAATAAATACCACCATAGACCTAGATTTGGTATTAGTTTTTTGAAACTAAATGTTACTAAATAtgtattttcaataaaattccaatttaaatcatttataatataactTAAAACCAATAGTCCTATGATTGTTGAGAGTGTTACTATAATGAATAAACCGATATAATTTGTATTGCTAACATTGTTGGTGATTTGtttattgatattgtaAATAACTGAGCATATTGGGAAAATTAGGTAAATTGGATAAAATGATAAGTAACTTGAAATTGCTAAAGAGACACCTGCTGAAATTATGTTTAATTTGTTTGAGctattcaaattttgaagtAGAGATGACAATATGAATTTAAAacttaaaattaaaaataagtttggaaatattattgttgatTTCGATACATTTGATAGTAAACAAATTGGattaagtaaatataatacacctggtaaatatttttttgaaccTGTATCATTTGGAAACAAaatcatatttatatgaatCAATTGCAACGCAATGATAATATCAActattgaataaataattgataacaataataaattattatcaacgtaaaaaaaagataatacGTGAATTAATAAAGGTTGTTGATGTATCAATCCACCatcatataaattattcGATGTATgattcaaaatgaaaaaactTTCCAATAACGATTTGTAGGAAGTCATTGGGGAAGAAAACTCTACTAAATCATCTAATCCAAACGTTAAATTTGGATAATGACAATGTAGAGTCAGTCTTAATAAAAAACTCACAAGTAAAATACTT
The window above is part of the Tetrapisispora phaffii CBS 4417 chromosome 7, complete genome genome. Proteins encoded here:
- the SKI3 gene encoding SKI complex subunit tetratricopeptide repeat protein SKI3 (similar to Saccharomyces cerevisiae SKI3 (YPR189W); ancestral locus Anc_7.546); translation: MDNKSENLNATKLKQLLKEAKSEVARGDYEEAIDICKQTLKLDKHNYFAYVFLGKSYSCLDSGDISKNIENAISAYREAIDSIPSNLLAWKGLFKLFEERQTMIFPHIIPLEMYFTLCDQYSDLLQEQQQSLVELIHNIRMLRKAVPDIEYMFLQTMRPGVPLAEKIGRHLIKPQDCLKELLSLTLTTEQSEVSKIVSRERLKLSANDPDYQIKINQLAWEVYKNSKCDEYFNQLVNITDNDEERNELEIKWLDHRITVLHSMPADTKHTLYGIIKTMVEDLVLVDTSSVRAWKLYFEWQDYQDLNSLDSKLVLRFFKKFPNEPLAVILYSWLFSFFSKYDTTSFNITDSNDKKVNESRSNDKELADNDFNREELTNEEDIEELKEMLEQDEDSPILLESDILTSLIEYIPKAQTSALAHRIVSQYYILSREYEAALPYIKTGTSLVANSIKSLGATLPNSKLAFTLNLATVYTYFDFKRNYKTALALYEKILTVEPHNASAKLGKGLIFIEMENWKEANNLLLDVRKEFSENMEIVSALGWTYTNLHQYDEAIDILNTALKNMKGTDILSIELHTMTLWRLAKTYLSIQEAKEIENTSKDLSLVNLAYQLLIKSLKLLETFSLSFSTLGHIYTEYYNDEQRAFGCYYKAFELNSGDIIAAEYIIRKYTNAENWSAAHAIAEALVQSDGAKKYLKSLSWPYRVVGISHLERQQEAESIEWFQSALRIDKEDIESWVGLGQAYVGCGRIEASIKVFEKAIELDSNHLYAKLFLAESLSNIGEYEDSILLLKELTLSSLDQEVFHATYASTLTNYATDLYNRGFLTKSIKVSVEAIDSIYHLFVDLQTHPQIAWISLFSSLQLFISVQSKIEELPIETLVSIFETVKNLQIEELDAIDKINLESILSSTDDDNITIACKFLVLSSKCAFTSGTNSETSATVKSSLWHNIGVSELVSLLMLRLPESRDAAIFSFKKAIEYQSNSTKSWIALGISTMDINWRVSQHCFIKSIALSPKDTEVWFNLSLLALKAKDLDFARQVLARTQSIAPQESSPWLGMALLLEKEGNTQESINMFSHAYILANGRSKVAQLLYAKNTLQNQIGYSKTENNLDSLEELSTAAYALEQYLKKSPNDAYALQSSLLVLERLHQYLYADKLASRLSEILEKRFEKTQDEKELYNFAIIKSQISRIQLGLGNYETSIDNANLSQGIIQEYDSSLALSCQISNNICLGLAYYFLDDYDKTLEHFQILTKLSEDSKYLVILVSKVLYDIGSEESKMIALDELTEYIAINGNELLVTLTIAAISLLENHVDILETILQDLQNISLSEKIKDTHLSLQFLILNLVKKLERTSSSSELPLFQQTAFFFPNNDRSWKNLSEKISLRVASEGQNKLTAEQLSEKYSEMSNLRNIQRSLFLTPWSAKSLKSLNECF
- the MLC2 gene encoding Mlc2p (similar to Saccharomyces cerevisiae MLC2 (YPR188C); ancestral locus Anc_7.545), which translates into the protein MHTNQSLSVDQISPELINKLKNAFEIIDENGDGAITEADLSSIFKTLGIVMSSDEIKSMLGNNDESEGKLNYPEFLAMMGNILNRFNQKKEVVKKSFEVLSKNSNIDVKKGTIPKQTLLNYLEKNGYENAEIEFKEILMSFSNDKSVNNGDFKIVQFLETVFDE
- the RPO26 gene encoding DNA-directed RNA polymerase core subunit RPO26 (similar to Saccharomyces cerevisiae RPO26 (YPR187W); ancestral locus Anc_7.544); the protein is MSDYEEGFNDDGNENFENFEVEHFSDEENFNEGFKNDDGNEPKTEDGKTIVVGGTGNGLEVEEQFETIRRKTLKERAIPKEERTTTPYMTKYERARILGTRALQISMNAPVFVDLEGETDPLKIAMKELSEKKIPLVIRRYLPDGSFEDWSVEELIVDL